The Lampris incognitus isolate fLamInc1 chromosome 7, fLamInc1.hap2, whole genome shotgun sequence genome window below encodes:
- the spa17 gene encoding sperm surface protein Sp17 isoform X2 — MDCHNEECSRPQEEEEDIMDIPLDDPEANKAAAKIQAGFRGHMTRKKMKPEDKTEGEERQEDRGQ; from the exons ATGGATTGTCACAAT GAGGAGTGCAGCAGaccccaggaggaggaggaggacatcaTGGACATCCCCCTGGATGACCCCGAGGCCAACAAAGCCGCAGCCAAGATCCAGGCCGGATTCCGTGGCCACATGACCCGTAAGAAGATGAAGCCAGAGGACAAAACGGAGGGGGAGGAG AGACAGGAGGATCGAGGGCAGTAG
- the spa17 gene encoding sperm surface protein Sp17 isoform X1, with translation MDCHNEECSRPQEEEEDIMDIPLDDPEANKAAAKIQAGFRGHMTRKKMKPEDKTEGEEVSSTGEVLNGNQGDTETGGSRAVERDDTSVPEQ, from the exons ATGGATTGTCACAAT GAGGAGTGCAGCAGaccccaggaggaggaggaggacatcaTGGACATCCCCCTGGATGACCCCGAGGCCAACAAAGCCGCAGCCAAGATCCAGGCCGGATTCCGTGGCCACATGACCCGTAAGAAGATGAAGCCAGAGGACAAAACGGAGGGGGAGGAGGTGAGCAGCACTGGGGAGGTGCTCAACGGCAACCAGGGGGACACAG AGACAGGAGGATCGAGGGCAGTAGAGAGAGACGACACATCTGTGCCAGAGCAGTGA